A window of the Chanodichthys erythropterus isolate Z2021 chromosome 21, ASM2448905v1, whole genome shotgun sequence genome harbors these coding sequences:
- the lrrc15 gene encoding leucine-rich repeat-containing protein 15: MELVWYMIFGMCAMNAVASSCPENCQCKPDIIICQGLSIKEFPQSIPPNTSTLLITNTSIQSLKPADFENFAETLTAFAAKDSQIAKVEPHTFNQTHNLFVLGFSGTMLTSLPKDLFQNLQALSTLRLSNNKIEDLQPSLFTPLVVLKILDLSRNRLTSLPEDAFQRLEKLEQLMLQRNSIRKLSSSTFRGLNNLRSLFLQQNHLTDIPAGIFDDLVNLEILYLQDNKITQLPANLFSNLQKLKKLYLSNNRLSLLPSAIFFNLHNLTHISLYENQLSSLMPGTFGPMALQELWLYDNMLTHLEENVFSNLTEIRLLVLSRNRIQHISPGAFNGLMKLEEISLHTNRLISIEAGIFKDLPKLANISIENNQIQHIPIKLLDGVSRLNLLELQNNSLPNLQKEFLNSLSKVDNIILSQNPWRCDHDIIPFRDWLGQYPDKVKNFTSVTCDTPLSLNGRNIGELKEDDINHSLHTFPTRSTSAPALDSTTVSEEIEDTIGCGSVGQGLSKDKIIIIVVIVCTVVIVSLIACVLWKRNKRGSQDLDRRRKTNSVI; the protein is encoded by the coding sequence ATGGAACTGGTGTGGTACATGATTTTTGGCATGTGTGCCATGAATGCTGTTGCTTCTTCATGTCCAGAGAACTGCCAGTGTAAGCCAGACATAATCATTTGTCAAGGCCTTTCAATAAAGGAATTTCCACAGTCCATCCCCCCAAACACCAGTACCCTCTTAATCACCAACACCAGCATACAATCATTAAAACCAGCTGATTTTGAGAATTTCGCTGAGACCCTCACTGCATTTGCAGCCAAGGATTCACAAATAGCCAAGGTGGAACCTCATACATTTAACCAAACCCACAATCTCTTTGTCTTAGGTTTCAGTGGGACAATGCTAACCTCTCTGCCAAAAGATCTGTTTCAGAATCTACAAGCATTATCAACTTTAAGGCTCAGTAACAACAAAATAGAAGATCTGCAACCATCTCTTTTCACCCCTCTTGTAGTTCTGAAAATATTAGACCTAAGCAGAAACCGTCTAACCTCTCTGCCAGAAGATGCTTTTCAGCGTTTAGAAAAGCTGGAACAGCTCATGTTGCAGAGAAACTCAATCAGAAAGCTTTCCAGCAGTACTTTTCGAGGACTCAATAATCTCAGATCCCTGTTCCTCCAGCAAAATCATTTAACCGATATACCAGCAGGCATCTTTGATGACCTGGTAAACCTTGAGATATTGTATCTTCAAGACAACAAAATCACACAGCTACCAGCAAATCTTTTCTCAAACTTGCAGAAGCTGAAGAAACTCTACCTCTCCAACAATCGGTTATCATTGCTTCCCAGTGCAATCTTTTTTAATCTTCATAACCTTACTcatatatcactgtacgagaaCCAACTCAGTAGTTTAATGCCTGGGACGTTTGGTccaatggccctccaggagctcTGGCTGTACGACAACATGTTAACCCACCTTGAGGAGAATGTGTTCAGCAACTTAACTGAGATTCGACTTTTGGTGCTTAGTAGGAACCGGATCCAGCACATCTCCCCTGGTGCTTTCAACGGCTTGATGAAGCTAGAGGAAATTTCTCTTCATACTAATCGATTAATCAGTATTGAGGCGGGGATATTCAAAGACCTTCCCAAGTTAGCTAACATATCTATAGAGAATAATCAAATACAGCACATACCCATAAAACTCTTGGATGGTGTGTCCCGGTTAAATCTTCTGGAGCTTCAAAACAATTCTCTACCAAACTTGCAAAAAGAATTTCTAAACTCTTTGTCTAAAGTTGATAATATTATACTTTCTCAAAATCCCTGGAGGTGTGACCATGACATAATACCTTTTCGGGATTGGCTTGGACAGTATCCAGATAAAGTGAAAAACTTTACTTCTGTGACGTGTGATACGCCTCTGTCCCTGAATGGTAGAAATATAGGAGAGCTGAAGGAGGATGACATTAACCATTCACTGCACACTTTCCCAACCAGAAGTACCTCTGCACCAGCATTAGACTCCACAACAGTCTCAGAAGAGATAGAGGACACAATTGGATGTGGATCTGTGGGTCAAGGTCTGTCCAAAGACAAAATAATTATCATTGTAGTCATCGTCTGCACTGTCGTCATTGTCAGTCTCATTGCCTGTGTGTTATGGAAGAGGAACAAGCGAGGCAGTCAAGACCTGGACCGTCGAAGAAAGACCAACTCGGTGATCTAA